In a single window of the Dreissena polymorpha isolate Duluth1 chromosome 3, UMN_Dpol_1.0, whole genome shotgun sequence genome:
- the LOC127870941 gene encoding small conductance calcium-activated potassium channel protein-like — MDSPDRPLVNGYWKYPTYVSADPVKLSASAENVNVNHSDNTSTQNLIMPHRKRESVMDTRNLGYRLRMRKELIGRRTRVSDMAFLLAIFGIVIVIIDTECQFAKAYESTSTISVYLRVITSVMTIGLLVSIVLYHAIGIKLRLVSQGLTNWKLVTTWKDFLKLGTELLVCSIHPFPFSTSAELPMYVTSVDEMHAFTVQTLPLNSILTILMFMRIYLLMRFLVVHSALFCDTTVQSLSAMSNVNINAQFVFKALMTQMPGCCLITIMALVLIVNSYSVRMCEYYTLEAHRGTFFMQAIWMTCVTFLTLGYGDVVPRTTCGRVFAIWTGMIGVGLMALCVAVLTRKLEQTRGEKYVHTFVQQIKMDKVYKNSAARVVTEFLILSRLRRQGVDPSEDRFIVHKRRLLHAVRKMSHARYLRTQVGESLIGPVEVIKNVNEVFDVIEKLRDDQDVVKARMRSMEDMMTSMHEQLRDIKTLVAANRTALAESDANSTRAQIEVTTSSSDS, encoded by the coding sequence ATGGACTCCCCCGATCGGCCTCTAGTCAACGGTTACTGGAAGTACCCCACCTACGTCAGCGCCGACCCCGTGAAACTGAGCGCCAGTGCCGAAAACGTCAACGTCAACCATTCCGACAACACCAGCACTCAAAACCTAATCATGCCTCACCGGAAGCGAGAGAGTGTCATGGACACGAGAAATCTCGGTTACCGATTGCGAATGCGCAAAGAACTGATTGGACGAAGAACGAGGGTATCCGATATGGCGTTCTTGCTGGCTATATTCGGCATAGTTATAGTCATCATAGACACGGAGTGTCAGTTTGCGAAAGCTTACGAATCAACTTCGACTATTTCCGTATATCTTCGGGTGATAACGTCGGTAATGACGATTGGACTGTTGGTCTCAATAGTTTTGTATCATGCAATTGGCATTAAACTGAGACTTGTTAGCCAGGGTCTGACTAACTGGAAGCTAGTGACCACATGGAAGGACTTTCTAAAACTAGGCACAGAACTTCTTGTATGTTCCATTCATCCATTTCCATTCTCAACCTCCGCAGAATTGCCAATGTACGTTACTTCAGTGGATGAAATGCACGCGTTTACAGTTCAGACTTTGCCACTTAACTCAATATTGACAATTTTGATGTTCATGCGAATATACTTACTAATGCGTTTTCTGGTAGTTCACAGCGCACTCTTTTGCGACACGACCGTGCAAAGTTTGAGCGCTATGAGCAACGTGAACATAAACGCTCAATTCGTCTTCAAAGCGCTGATGACGCAAATGCCCGGATGTTGTCTGATAACGATTATGGCACTCGTGTTGATAGTGAATAGCTACTCAGTGCGCATGTGCGAATATTACACGCTTGAAGCGCACAGGGGGACATTCTTTATGCAAGCAATCTGGATGACGTGTGTGACGTTTTTGACGTTAGGTTACGGCGATGTCGTGCCAAGGACCACGTGCGGGAGAGTTTTCGCCATTTGGACTGGAATGATCGGCGTCGGACTTATGGCATTATGCGTTGCCGTTCTTACGAGGAAATTGGAACAAACGCGCGGCGAGAAATACGTCCATACTTTCGTGCAGCAAATAAAAATGGATAAAGTGTACAAAAACTCAGCGGCGAGGGTTGTCACGGAGTTTTTAATCCTAAGCCGATTACGCCGCCAGGGCGTCGATCCGTCGGAGGATCGGTTCATCGTTCACAAGCGTCGTCTGCTGCATGCCGTACGGAAGATGAGTCACGCTAGGTATTTACGTACGCAGGTCGGGGAATCGTTGATAGGTCCCGTTGAAGTTATCAAAAACGTCAACGAAGTGTTTGACGTCATCGAAAAGCTCCGTGACGACCAGGATGTCGTCAAAGCGCGCATGCGCAGTATGGAAGACATGATGACGTCAATGCACGAGCAGCTTCGCGATATAAAGACGTTAGTAGCCGCGAACAGAACTGCTTTAGCAGAATCCGATGCAAATTCTACCCGAGCTCAAATAGAAGTAACAACTTCATCCAGTGATAGTTAA